A genome region from Methylobacterium sp. FF17 includes the following:
- a CDS encoding GNAT family N-acetyltransferase produces MSASIAMSGLAPEEASGSHRSPSDVVGGRALTRADYVAADGSLRVRRADAATYDDPAPGGLYTHPVWLRTYGVRDLVIVEGQGPDAPRLLFTREGGGLLHLGRLFRLEADLVGVLGERLMAETGVPFVVFEDVDVAGPLAPGHVAFHYQNNWRLPLRDAAERMSKQLVSNTKRKARGLARENPGISVRFEASPSRAVLERIAAFGRIRIEGQGRRYGIGADELARLAAVAAEIGHATIVRKDEAILAADLICIAGGQAHFLTHGYDPGYPKSSLGMISLINSIEASAALGLTDFNLMWGDLPYKQQLGGERVPLRTLVLRRSALAFLHRGHLAALARFGWPDLKRRLKPAVSRMRAWTATLRPSAG; encoded by the coding sequence ATGAGCGCGTCCATCGCCATGTCGGGACTGGCCCCGGAAGAGGCATCCGGCTCGCACCGGTCCCCGTCCGACGTAGTCGGCGGGCGCGCGCTCACACGGGCCGACTACGTCGCCGCCGACGGTTCGCTGCGCGTCCGGCGGGCGGACGCCGCGACCTATGACGATCCCGCCCCCGGCGGGCTCTACACCCACCCGGTCTGGCTGCGGACCTACGGGGTTCGCGACCTCGTGATCGTGGAGGGACAGGGGCCGGATGCGCCGCGCCTGCTCTTCACCCGCGAGGGCGGCGGCCTCCTGCATCTCGGCCGGCTGTTCCGCCTCGAGGCGGACCTCGTCGGCGTCCTCGGCGAGCGGCTCATGGCCGAAACGGGCGTACCCTTCGTGGTGTTCGAGGACGTCGACGTCGCCGGCCCGCTCGCCCCCGGGCACGTGGCCTTCCACTACCAGAACAACTGGCGCCTGCCCCTGCGCGACGCCGCCGAGCGGATGTCGAAGCAGCTCGTCAGCAACACCAAGCGCAAGGCGCGGGGCCTCGCCCGGGAGAATCCGGGGATCTCGGTCCGGTTCGAGGCGAGCCCGAGCCGCGCCGTGCTGGAGCGGATCGCCGCCTTCGGACGCATCCGGATCGAGGGACAGGGCCGACGCTACGGCATCGGCGCCGACGAGCTCGCGCGCCTCGCCGCGGTCGCGGCCGAGATCGGCCATGCCACCATCGTGCGCAAGGACGAGGCGATCCTGGCCGCCGACCTCATCTGCATCGCGGGCGGCCAGGCCCATTTCCTGACCCACGGCTACGATCCGGGCTACCCCAAGAGCAGCCTCGGCATGATCAGCCTGATCAACTCCATCGAGGCGTCTGCGGCACTCGGGCTCACGGACTTCAACCTGATGTGGGGCGACCTGCCCTACAAGCAGCAGCTCGGCGGCGAGCGCGTGCCGCTGCGGACCCTCGTGCTCCGGCGCTCAGCCCTCGCCTTCCTGCATCGGGGCCACCTCGCGGCCCTGGCGCGCTTCGGCTGGCCCGACCTGAAGCGCCGGCTGAAGCCCGCCGTGTCCCGGATGCGGGCCTGGACCGCGACGCTGCGGCCCTCCGCCGGTTGA
- a CDS encoding PspA/IM30 family protein codes for MLNLFRTVARGAAARAEEDLFDRNALIILDQQIRETRAALERSRQALAASVAGDKAEARRLAEVEGRAADLEARAVTAIQGGRDDLAGDAAEAIAELEAERDAIRAARTRFAAEVARIRAVVADATRRQAELERGRRIAAAAEMARRLRVSPAPRDRATLKEAEATLARLRALQAEADDTEAALNEARPGADIAERLEREGFGPNTRPTPSAVLDRLRARADAARPQGA; via the coding sequence ATGCTCAACCTGTTTCGCACCGTCGCACGCGGCGCCGCCGCCCGGGCCGAGGAAGACCTCTTCGACCGCAACGCCCTCATCATCCTCGACCAGCAGATCCGCGAGACCCGCGCTGCCCTGGAGCGCAGCCGTCAGGCGCTCGCCGCCTCGGTGGCGGGCGACAAGGCCGAGGCGCGCCGACTTGCCGAGGTCGAGGGACGCGCCGCCGACCTGGAGGCCCGCGCCGTCACGGCGATCCAGGGCGGACGCGACGATCTCGCGGGGGACGCGGCCGAGGCCATCGCCGAACTCGAGGCCGAGCGCGATGCCATCCGGGCGGCCCGGACCCGCTTCGCCGCGGAGGTCGCCCGCATCCGCGCCGTGGTGGCGGACGCCACCCGCCGGCAGGCGGAGCTGGAACGGGGCCGCCGCATCGCGGCCGCCGCCGAGATGGCCCGGCGCCTGCGGGTCAGCCCCGCCCCGCGGGATCGCGCCACCCTGAAGGAAGCGGAAGCGACGCTGGCCCGCCTGCGCGCCCTCCAGGCCGAGGCCGACGACACCGAGGCGGCCCTCAACGAGGCCCGGCCCGGGGCCGACATCGCCGAGCGCCTGGAGCGCGAGGGGTTCGGGCCGAACACCCGCCCGACCCCGTCCGCCGTCCTCGACCGCTTGCGCGCCAGGGCGGACGCCGCCCGGCCTCAGGGCGCCTGA
- a CDS encoding YiaA/YiaB family inner membrane protein, with translation MTNETTQHSGAWVAFTYASFLGSAAMVALGILFMPMDIWIKGYLAMGTIMLVQSCITATKTIRDVHEGRRMVNRIEDAKTERLLMSVKD, from the coding sequence ATGACCAACGAGACCACGCAGCATTCCGGCGCCTGGGTCGCCTTCACCTACGCCTCGTTCCTCGGCTCCGCCGCCATGGTAGCCCTGGGGATCCTGTTCATGCCGATGGACATCTGGATCAAGGGCTACCTCGCCATGGGCACGATCATGCTCGTGCAGTCCTGCATCACCGCCACCAAGACGATCCGCGACGTCCACGAGGGCCGGCGCATGGTCAACCGGATCGAGGACGCCAAGACCGAGCGCCTGCTCATGTCCGTCAAGGATTGA
- a CDS encoding UDP-glucuronic acid decarboxylase family protein, producing MRYGDTKKILVTGGAGFLGSHLCERLLEQGHEVLCVDNLFTGTRRNIEGLLEHRRFEFMRHDVTFPLYVEVDEIYNLACPASPVHYQFDPVQTAKTSVLGAINMLGLAKRLKVKVFQASTSEVYGDPEVHPQPEAYWGRVNPIGYRSCYDEGKRCAETLFFDYHRQHHLAIKVARIFNTYGPRMHPNDGRVVSNLVLQALRNEDITLYGDGSQTRAFCYVDDLIDGFLRLMATGPEVTGPVNLGNPGEFSIRQLADLVVTLTNSRSRIVFQPLPPDDPRQRRPDIDMAKALLEWEPTVPLREGLIRTIAYFDRFLGENAPA from the coding sequence ATGCGATACGGCGACACGAAGAAGATTCTGGTCACCGGCGGAGCCGGGTTCCTCGGGTCCCATCTCTGCGAGCGCCTGCTGGAACAGGGGCACGAGGTGCTGTGCGTCGACAACCTCTTCACGGGCACCCGCCGGAACATCGAGGGCCTGCTGGAGCACCGGCGCTTCGAGTTCATGCGCCACGACGTGACCTTCCCGCTCTACGTGGAGGTGGACGAGATCTACAATCTCGCCTGCCCGGCCTCCCCGGTGCATTACCAGTTCGACCCCGTGCAGACCGCCAAGACCAGCGTGCTCGGCGCCATCAACATGCTGGGGCTCGCCAAGCGCCTCAAGGTGAAGGTCTTCCAGGCCTCGACCAGCGAGGTCTACGGCGACCCGGAGGTGCATCCGCAGCCGGAGGCATACTGGGGCCGGGTCAACCCGATCGGCTACCGCTCCTGCTACGACGAGGGCAAGCGCTGCGCCGAGACGCTGTTCTTCGACTATCACCGCCAGCACCACCTCGCGATCAAGGTCGCCCGCATCTTCAACACCTACGGGCCGCGGATGCATCCGAATGACGGGCGCGTGGTCTCGAACCTCGTGCTCCAGGCCCTGCGCAACGAGGACATCACCCTCTACGGCGACGGCTCGCAGACCCGTGCCTTCTGCTACGTGGACGACCTCATCGACGGGTTCCTGCGCCTGATGGCGACGGGTCCCGAGGTGACCGGGCCGGTCAACCTCGGCAATCCGGGCGAGTTCTCGATCCGTCAGCTCGCCGATCTCGTGGTGACGCTCACCAATTCGCGCTCGCGGATCGTCTTCCAGCCGCTGCCCCCCGACGATCCGCGCCAGCGCCGGCCCGACATCGACATGGCCAAGGCTTTGCTCGAATGGGAGCCGACCGTGCCGCTGCGCGAGGGCCTGATCCGCACCATCGCGTATTTCGACCGCTTCCTCGGCGAGAACGCCCCGGCCTGA
- a CDS encoding ABC transporter ATP-binding protein, whose protein sequence is MFLDWLERRIDVFAPFDDGRMPPKTVLGFAGFYLRPIRGALAVLFVIAVVAGSIEASLYLLMGWFIDTLNTADRATLWQEHGTAMMLAAGLLLVVRPLTIWLHEILSNQLIVPQATNQIRWRTHLYTLGHSLSYFQADFAGRLANRVVQVGPAVRELAVVFLDTLLYVAIYAVTAVGLFGSISVWLALPVVLWILAYAALTRWFVPRARARSLVTADTRSALIGRVVDSYTNILTVKLFARDREERAAVRDAVDIHTKAYLHQFRLVSSTTTLLSLLNSVLILSTATVCVVLWQRGAMTTGEASAGLALVLRLMAMSGWVMQTVRGIFENVGVIQESMQTIARPHAITDRFDAGTLRVSGGDIRFENVGFHYGRDDTSIISGLNLHLRAGEKVGLVGVSGAGKTTITALLLRLHDLESGRILVDGQDIAGVTQGSLRSAIAMVTQDTSLLHRSIRDNIAYGRPDATLAEVEEAARLAQADAFIRELVDHKGRTGYDAQVGERGVKLSGGQRQRIAIARVILKDAPILILDEATSALDSQVEAAIQDSLDTLMEGKTVLAIAHRLSTIAALDRLIVLDAGRVIEEGTHAELIAANGLYARLWARQSGGFLGEAAPDSAYEAAAE, encoded by the coding sequence ATGTTTCTCGATTGGCTCGAGCGCCGGATCGATGTGTTCGCTCCGTTCGACGACGGGCGCATGCCGCCGAAAACCGTCCTCGGTTTTGCCGGGTTCTACCTCAGGCCGATCCGGGGCGCCCTTGCGGTGCTGTTCGTGATCGCGGTGGTGGCGGGCAGCATCGAGGCGTCCCTCTACCTCCTGATGGGCTGGTTCATCGACACCCTGAACACGGCGGACCGCGCGACCCTGTGGCAGGAGCACGGCACCGCCATGATGCTGGCGGCCGGCCTCCTGCTGGTGGTTCGCCCGCTCACGATCTGGCTGCACGAGATCCTCTCGAACCAGCTCATCGTGCCCCAGGCGACCAACCAGATCCGTTGGCGCACGCACCTCTACACGCTGGGGCACTCGCTCTCGTACTTCCAGGCGGATTTCGCCGGGCGCCTCGCCAACCGGGTGGTGCAGGTGGGTCCGGCCGTGCGCGAACTCGCCGTCGTCTTCCTCGACACGCTGCTCTACGTGGCGATCTACGCCGTGACGGCGGTGGGCCTGTTCGGCTCGATCTCGGTCTGGCTCGCCCTGCCGGTGGTGCTCTGGATCCTGGCCTACGCCGCGCTCACGCGCTGGTTCGTGCCCCGCGCCCGCGCCCGCTCCCTCGTCACCGCCGACACCCGCTCGGCCCTGATCGGGCGCGTCGTGGACAGCTACACCAATATCCTCACCGTGAAGCTCTTCGCCCGCGACCGCGAGGAGCGGGCGGCGGTGCGGGATGCGGTGGACATCCACACGAAGGCCTACCTGCACCAGTTCCGCCTGGTGAGCAGCACGACCACGCTGCTCAGCCTCCTCAACAGCGTGCTGATCCTCTCCACCGCCACGGTCTGCGTGGTCCTGTGGCAGCGCGGCGCGATGACCACCGGCGAGGCTTCCGCCGGGCTCGCCCTGGTGCTGCGCCTGATGGCGATGTCGGGCTGGGTGATGCAGACCGTGCGCGGCATCTTCGAGAATGTCGGCGTGATCCAGGAGAGCATGCAGACGATCGCGCGCCCGCATGCCATCACCGACCGTTTCGATGCCGGGACCCTGCGGGTCAGCGGCGGCGACATCCGCTTCGAGAATGTCGGCTTCCATTACGGACGCGACGACACTTCGATCATCTCGGGCCTGAACCTGCACCTGCGCGCGGGTGAGAAGGTTGGGCTCGTGGGCGTCAGCGGGGCGGGCAAGACCACCATCACCGCCTTGCTGTTGCGGCTGCATGACCTCGAGAGCGGCCGCATCCTCGTGGACGGTCAGGACATCGCGGGGGTGACGCAGGGCTCGCTGCGCAGCGCCATCGCGATGGTCACGCAGGACACCTCCCTGCTGCACCGCTCGATCCGCGACAACATCGCGTATGGCCGCCCCGACGCCACCCTGGCCGAGGTCGAGGAGGCCGCCCGGCTGGCCCAGGCCGACGCCTTCATCCGCGAACTCGTCGACCACAAGGGCCGCACCGGCTACGACGCCCAGGTGGGCGAGCGCGGCGTGAAGCTCTCCGGCGGCCAGCGCCAGCGCATCGCCATCGCGCGGGTGATCCTCAAGGACGCCCCGATCCTGATCCTCGACGAGGCGACCTCGGCCCTGGATTCCCAGGTCGAGGCGGCGATCCAGGACAGCCTCGACACCCTGATGGAGGGCAAGACCGTGCTGGCCATCGCCCACCGGCTCTCGACCATCGCGGCCCTCGACCGCCTGATCGTGCTCGATGCGGGCCGCGTGATCGAGGAAGGCACCCATGCCGAGCTGATCGCGGCGAACGGCCTCTATGCCCGGCTCTGGGCGCGCCAGTCCGGCGGGTTCCTCGGCGAGGCCGCCCCGGACTCGGCCTACGAGGCGGCCGCCGAGTAG
- a CDS encoding UDP-glucose dehydrogenase family protein: MRIAMVGSGYVGLVSGTCFADFGHSVVCVDKDAGKIDLLKAGRMPIYEPGLDALVADNVRHGRLSFSTEIAGAVAEADAVFIAVGTPSRRGDGFADLSYVFAAAREIARAVSGFTVVVTKSTVPVGTGDEVERIIRETNPEADVAVVSNPEFLREGAAIEDFKRPDRIVIGADDARGAAVMGEVYRPLYLNAAPILYTDRRTAELTKYAANAFLATKITFINEIADLCEQVGANVQQVARGIGLDNRIGSKFLHAGPGYGGSCFPKDTLALVKTAQDAGTPVRLVETVVAVNDSRKRAMARKVIMACGGSVRGKTVAILGLTFKPNTDDMRDAPALSIITGLQDGGATIRAYDPEGMEAARPLLSDVTYTADAYDCAEGADAVVIVTEWNAFRALDLTRLRAVMAAPVMVDLRNVYAAEDLRRRGFDYTGIGQSREQPMRTEAGEDRPIA, encoded by the coding sequence ATGCGAATCGCGATGGTTGGGTCCGGCTATGTCGGCCTCGTCTCGGGCACCTGCTTTGCCGATTTCGGACACAGCGTGGTCTGCGTCGACAAGGATGCGGGCAAGATCGACCTCCTCAAGGCCGGACGGATGCCGATCTACGAGCCGGGCCTCGACGCCCTGGTGGCGGACAACGTCCGGCACGGCCGTCTGAGCTTCTCAACCGAGATCGCCGGGGCCGTCGCGGAGGCCGACGCGGTCTTCATCGCGGTGGGCACGCCCTCCCGGCGCGGCGACGGATTCGCCGACCTCTCCTACGTCTTCGCGGCGGCGCGCGAGATCGCCCGGGCGGTGAGCGGGTTCACCGTCGTGGTCACCAAGTCGACCGTTCCGGTGGGTACGGGCGACGAGGTCGAGCGCATTATCCGCGAGACCAACCCGGAGGCGGACGTGGCGGTGGTCTCCAATCCCGAATTCCTGCGCGAAGGCGCGGCCATCGAGGACTTCAAGCGCCCCGACCGCATCGTCATCGGCGCCGACGACGCGCGGGGCGCGGCGGTGATGGGCGAGGTCTACCGCCCGCTCTACCTGAACGCCGCGCCGATCCTCTACACCGACCGGCGCACCGCCGAGCTGACGAAGTACGCCGCCAACGCCTTCCTCGCCACCAAGATCACCTTCATCAACGAGATCGCCGACCTCTGCGAGCAGGTCGGCGCCAACGTGCAGCAGGTCGCGCGCGGCATCGGGCTCGACAACCGCATCGGCTCCAAGTTCCTGCATGCGGGCCCGGGCTATGGCGGCTCGTGCTTCCCGAAGGACACGCTGGCGCTGGTCAAGACCGCCCAGGATGCGGGCACCCCCGTGCGGCTCGTGGAGACCGTGGTGGCGGTCAACGACAGCCGCAAGCGCGCGATGGCTCGAAAGGTGATCATGGCCTGCGGCGGCTCGGTGCGAGGCAAGACCGTCGCGATCCTGGGCCTGACCTTCAAGCCCAACACCGACGACATGCGCGACGCGCCCGCCCTCTCGATCATCACCGGGTTGCAGGACGGCGGCGCCACGATCCGCGCCTACGACCCCGAGGGCATGGAGGCGGCCCGTCCGCTCCTCTCCGACGTGACCTATACGGCGGACGCCTACGACTGCGCCGAGGGCGCGGACGCGGTGGTGATCGTCACGGAGTGGAACGCCTTCCGCGCCCTCGACCTGACCCGCCTGCGCGCCGTGATGGCCGCCCCCGTGATGGTGGACCTGCGCAACGTCTACGCGGCCGAGGACCTGAGGCGGCGCGGCTTCGATTATACCGGCATCGGCCAGTCCCGCGAGCAGCCGATGCGCACCGAGGCCGGCGAGGACCGGCCAATCGCTTAG
- a CDS encoding tRNA (cytidine(34)-2'-O)-methyltransferase produces MLRLALYQPDIPQNTGTLLRMAACLGVAVEIIEPAGFDVSDRHLRRSGLDYLDHVPVTRHRSWDAFAAWRQAQGLRLVLATTRGALPYTEFRYRDGDCLLMGRESAGVPDAVHAAADARVVVPIRADLRSLNIAVCAAMVVGEALRQTEGFPGGF; encoded by the coding sequence ATGCTCCGCCTCGCCCTCTACCAACCCGACATCCCGCAGAACACCGGCACGCTGCTGCGCATGGCGGCCTGCCTCGGGGTCGCCGTCGAGATCATCGAGCCGGCGGGCTTCGACGTGTCCGACCGCCACCTGCGCCGCTCGGGGCTGGACTATCTCGACCATGTCCCGGTCACCCGGCACCGCTCGTGGGACGCCTTCGCGGCGTGGCGGCAGGCGCAGGGCCTGCGCCTCGTCCTCGCCACGACCAGGGGCGCCCTGCCCTACACCGAATTCCGCTACCGGGACGGCGATTGCCTGCTGATGGGCCGCGAATCCGCGGGCGTCCCTGACGCCGTGCACGCGGCGGCCGATGCGCGGGTCGTGGTGCCGATCCGCGCGGACCTGCGCTCCCTGAACATCGCCGTCTGTGCCGCGATGGTGGTGGGCGAGGCGCTGCGCCAGACGGAAGGGTTTCCCGGAGGATTTTGA